Within the Eucalyptus grandis isolate ANBG69807.140 chromosome 1, ASM1654582v1, whole genome shotgun sequence genome, the region AAGTGCCTGGTTTAGATATCCTCGCTTGCAGAGACCATTGACTACAATCGAATAATCAACCACATCCATAGGAACATGATCTATTGCACCCATGAGTAGCTTATATGCATCTAAAACTCTGTCATCCTGAATAAGTATCTTAAAGACAGATTTACTTAAAGTGACAATTAacttttcctccttcatcttgtTGACAAATTGAAGGGCCCTGTCAACATCCTTCAAGCTTAGATAATGCGCTATTGTTTTTCCAACTTTAGGGTCACCACTTCCATATTCTTTAACAGACTTACACAAAAGAGGCTCAATCATATCTTTCTTCCCATTTATAAGTCCTTTGAGCATTAAAAAGTAAGACTTGCTTGTAATAAGTGAACCATTTCTCTTCATCAACATGTAAATCTCCAACGCGGAGTCTGAAAAAccttttttgcacaaaaagcaGATAGCCTCATTACATACCTTATCATATATTTCTTTGGGCAGTTTCTTGATTCTGACAGCCAAATTACAGACTCCATCTGCATTTTGGTCTCTAAAAGCTGCCTTAATCAATACCTTACAAATGTGTGTGTCCGCTGGCAAATCCTTTTCAATAAGTTCAAGAAACACGTCAATGGCAATATCAATCATAGCTCTCCTGCATAGGCCATGGAGGATACAGTTGTAACACGCAACAGAAGAAATTGATGTCTCCCTGAACTCATCAAATATCTCTAGTGCCTCATCTATTCTTCCTAGTTTACAGAATCCATCAATTAGCGTACAGTACGTAATGGAATCAGCAGTTAAATTCATATTTGCCATTCTCTTATAGAGTGCATGAGCATCTTCAAATGCTCCCACCATGAATGACGCCTTAATTAGTATGTTACACATGACAATGTCCATTGAAAATCCAGCTTCTTCGAACCTCCGCCTTATATCGAGTACTCCATGGACATTTTTTTCTCCAATGTACCCATGCAACAAGGTACTGTATGTGACAACATCTCCCACAACTCCCTTGGAGAACTCATCTGCATCACATGTTCTCTCAAATTTGCACAGTCCATTCACAACAATATTGTATGTAACAACACTCGGACTAATCCTCTTCCTATCCATGTCACTCAGCAAATCAAGAACAAGATCAAAATCGCCTTTCCTACAAGCACCATCTATCAACGTTGCATACAGAAGTTCATCAGTAACCATCCCTATATCTTCAATCATCTTAAAGATGTTATATGCTTCTTCCAGTTTGCCTTTCCTGCAAAGTCCCAATATCACCACAGTGTAAGTAATTATGTTGGGTTTCAATCCTTCGTTTCTCATCTTTGACAAAAATCCAGCTGCCTTTTCGGCATTCTCTTCTCGAGAAAATCCCTCCATAAGGACGGTATAGCTAATGACATCTGCACTGATCCCTTTCTCTaacatttcattatttttcctaaaagccTCCGTTACAAAACCTTGCTTGAGATACCCCAAGACCCAACAAGTAAAAAACACGACATCAAAAGCCAAaccctcctcctccatcacgcGAAACAATTTGCCGACCTCATCGACCCTACCCGACTTACAAAGAGCATGTACAAGGGCAGTGTAAGTGACTAGATTGGGATGTAAAGTTCCCGAAATCTTGGCCTTCTCAAAGAACTCAACGCCAAGTTCTGGCTGTCCGATTCTGCAAAACCCAGCAATAACAGAACTACAAACGAAATTACCAAAAGGGTATTCGATCTTCTCGTCCGCCATCAACTCCATGACCTCAATCGCTCTTCCCATCATCCCACGAGAGCTAAACCCATGAATTAAAGAACAAACAGCGTAGGAAGAAGGCAAGACACGATACCCACGCAAGCAGTCACGAAAAATCGACATTGCTCTTTCCGGGTCGTTGCGATGGACGCAGTAACCTTGAATTATACAGTCCCAGATGCGGCTTTTGGCGAAATTCGAAGTCTTGGCCATCTGGGACCTCATGAATTGCTCCGCTTCCTCGAATTTGTGGAGTTCGAGAAGGGCCCGGGTGAAGATGGAGTGAGTGCGCGAGTTCGGATGGACATTGTTCTGCTCCAGCTGGGAGACGAGGTGGACGATGGAGTCGAAGCGGTGGGatcgagagaggaagaggaggtggAGGTTGAAGTGTTTGATGGTGGGAGTGAAGCCTCTCTTGAGAAGAGTCTGGATGGAGGAGGCATTGCGAGGTCCCTTGCTGGAGTGGAAGGAAGAGAATGGACGTGAGAGCTTGGTCGGGGACATGGAGAGAATCCAGGGAACGATGATACTGCGGAGCTGCTCTGCAGGCACCAGTAAGCTAATTTTTTCTGGACTGGCCCCGTTTACAACGTTGAATTTAGGCTCCATTCATtctgtaaaaaaatatttttaaaaaatatttttcgaattattcGGCcttcatttcacgaaaaatgtattgatttaaaaaaaaaaattcataaaggGAAAAGagttataaaataagaaaaatattttccacttttcaattaataaaaaacattttctatatTTACTCTCTCTTATCCGGCACCCTACTAGTCcccacttctttctttttattttttttatttcttaaaaaattccgatttattattattattattttctttttaaaactaatcaatttttattgctttttctttttctgtaattttacttttcttcttttctacggtcactagccacaagcaagCTCAAGCTCGTGCTCACCGATCTAGCAAAGCCCGAGGCCGAGAAGCTCTTGCCTAGCCATAGGCTTTCCCTTGTCGATcaagtgaggctcgagctcgatGCTTGCGTTCATCAATTTGGCAAGCAATGAGCTTGAGCTTTCTAAAGGTCGCCTTTGGCTAGTTGTCATGGCTGACAAccaacgaggaagaagaagaagcaaagaaaaaataaaagaaaaagtagaaacaaaattataaaatcgatttttttagaaaaataaaaataactaaagaaaataaattttctattaaaataaGTGCATGGAGAAAAATCGAATCGaattttccaaatcaaataacataaaatattttctagtttattttcaagttttagccaaacacaaaaaaatgttgttattttcttgaaaaatattttccaaagatgccacatttttcccaaaatgaaCAAAGCCTCCGTTTGTAAAAAGAATCATTTGTATCTCTTAAAagtaaatgaacaaaaaaatattttcatagttaATGATaatatttaagaataaattattattgataatgaaaatatctttcattgaATAATTATTCCAAATGGTACAAACGAGtattttagggaaaatatttttcaaataattcattttcctcaaaataaacacatctttaaagtaaaaaaaaaaaaaaatgtccattgAGTCACTTTTAAAACAAGTTTGTTCATTGGTAACTTACTGATATTTGAGGActgtaaattaaattaattaaggaaaatcTTGACAGtcaaaataattacttaaaaGGTATTATTAATTTACGAACTTAAGAGAAACAGTGCCGTTGTTAGGAAAATTTATTGAgagtggaaaagaagaaattttcgATAAAAACATATTGCTTACTGTTTCTAAAGTGGAATTACCATCGTTGGGACCATGTGAGAACCTGAGGTAATTTATCATTAGTAAATGCAGAGTATTAATTGTCATTCATGTGGACTTGAAGGTTATTTTCGATTATTGTGATCAACAACTAACTATAAGttgggttaatatcatgaaaaactttaaattggtaCGTCTGTGACGAATTTATATCAAACTAATATTTTGACaatcaaaaatcttaaattggtatatttgtaataaatttacctcaattagttttcattaaattggattaatatcacgaaaaagtACAAATtgatatatgtgtgtgtgtgtgtgtgtgataaACGGATgataaaactccaaactgatatACTAGTGAACTGTCTCATATCATCTAACTTAacaatttgacggtaaaatttaatgaaaactaacagataatatatttgtcatagggtaaatttattacaggtgTACCGccttaaggtttttttttttttatataatataaccCTTGTAAATTTGGTGGCttgaaataatttgagattagtTCCTATGGTATTAGTTAATTATTATGAGATAGCTTTTTAATGTTACGAACTTTGTAGCTAAATTACTACTCGCGGGGGAGAGTTCTTGCTATAGGTTTAGTTGGAAATTACGACTTCTGACAAATTACAATAACCAGGAACAGTTTGTATAAGATATAACCAATGGAGGAAATAAAATACCGTTATATATTACAAAATAATAGCATTGTCGAGCTACGTAGTATAAAAACAATCTATAACTAGTGATGAAAGTTATTGACCTTAATGAGCTATCGACCATTTGGGTAAAATTATAGCATTATTAAAATTACTAGTGAGAGAGATGACTCATTTCCAATGCTCTATGATTTTTCAGCTTCTTTTGAATATTGAAAGACTTTAAAACTCCCTatccaaacaaatttttgtaagaattaaaattttaccaaaataaCATAGATTTCTCTACTGCAATTCGTCTTAATAGATTGACATGGATTTTTTTGACGAAACCTTTTTAAGAAAGAAATGTTCGGGCTTGAAACTAACAATGGGATTACTTTTTAGggggaaaaatcatcaaaaacctcaaattgtgcctattatgacacatttatcctaaacatttttatgtgaTACTAAAATTTCTAATCAGGTATGTTGTATAACACATTTATTCTACATCAAGGTTTTATCGATGAACACTCTTAACAATTTGCCTATACAAACAACCAAAGGCAAATACTGTTGACTATAGCATCCACATGgcttaagtaaaataaaaacattgttcCACGtgacttaagtaaaataaaaacattattttGGTTGGGAAATCATCTGACGAATCATTGAAGAAGCATAAATGCATCACACAAATACAAGTTGAGTTTTTGACatcataagaaaaattttacgTTAACTTTGTCAAAGtggacatatatatatatatatatatatatatataatagagatATTACTATATTACTACTTTTCGTTGGGAGGGGACGAGAGAGTGCGATTCTTTTATTATTGAGGTTTCTTTTCACTCATGTCAATGTAGCGTACATAATTTCTTTTATGGGGGTCCGTGGCTGTGGACATATAAAGACAATGTGCAATTAATTTGAAACATTCTAATAGTGCCGATCAGCCTTTTTATGTCGTTCAAAGATAGAGCTTTGATCATAAGATAGAACTACACTGGAACTTCAATAGAGACAGAATCTGATTGagtgaaaatattatatatgtcACTCTCACTTGGGCATCAAGACGTAATGGTTTTcgattcaatttttaattgagtGGGCATTTTCAGTTTACTTTTAGGTATGTCAGTTACCCTTAAATTGTCATTCGGCAGTAATCACAGACTGTAAATTGTTTTCATTGGCTagaattgcaaaaaaagaaaaaaataatacaaagatAGCGGCCCATTGAACGGCAAAATATGTTTTAAACACCTTCCATTGAAAACAATGCGACAGCAGACGAGTAAAATGCGCACAGATCACACTCATTCAATCGCTCAACGGATAGCACACATGCAAGAACGGATAAGCATCTCACAACATTCTGTGCATCGTCCAGGTGACCCCCACCCGACCTCCGCTATTGAAATCCATCCATGAAGTAATTACTCATTTGATGATGCCAGGTCTGTTGGGTTGCGCTTTGGCTCTGGTATTGTGAACTCGTTTAGGCGCATCGGGGGTTAAAGCATACATCTTCACAGCAAATAATTCCTCAGGTAATCCCCTCTGGTCCTGTAATGATCCAATGGATTCAGGCTGTCGCATAAGGGAACTGACAATAAAATGCATGGAACACCCACCCCGAGTAAATACGTTCAGGCTAAATAACAGAGAGAACCAGTAGACTCCTTCTAGATGTCGGAAGATAATTCAAACAGTAAAGTTGCATAAAGATCACAAATTCGCCACTTCCCAAAAAATCTCTTTCCAGATTGAGtacaagaaaatacaaatgCCCATGCAAATGAAATCCTTTCCTCCCATGTATGGTTTAGAGGTTCTCAGTGTGTAGGAATGCTGTTATAGCCTAACGAATACCAGGATTCATCCATCTCATGCTCAGCAATTCAGTAGGTATCCCCACCTGatgaatttccaaaaagttCTTGCAAAGTCTTAAATGCTGTTGCAGAAAATCCAGTGGAAGGAAACACATTTTTTACTATACACATTTGCAGAAACAATGATGTCATTACTCAGTGCTATAGAGATGCTTGTCGTATAGGATTTTAGGAAGGAAACATAGATTAGGTATATATTAGGAGGACTGAAACCTTTGATTTGAAGATATGCAATCCACACCGGTGAAAGAGCTCCTTAAAATACGTATTGGACCTGGTGATGCTTCGATCTTCCTTGTCCAACACAAAACCTGCATACGGAAATTCTGGCTCATGAATCTCAAATATTATTGggcaaataaatagaaaaaatttgaTGTGAACCAAAATCAGgctatttatttgaagaaatccTCAATTAATCCTTCTCTTCTATTTTGTGGAAATCCGTAGATCCTCTTTGAATGAACCTTAATGCATAGCCAAAGCCATTGTTTTTCTCCACCCCCACATAGCAAGCAATTgcatcttcttttttgttgtctTAAAACAAATTGTATGATATGAATTGACTTTCTCTTAACAGAATCCTACGTACTCTTCAACACCAGTTAGTTATGAATGACTCCCTCTATCATCAATTTTTTCACTAATATATATTAATCTCACACATCAAAATCGTATGATACCGATGAAGCACTGGTACACACTATGCTCTTCTCACGTATGATAAATGTTGAGATGTTTGTGGATACTTGAAAGAGTTATAGCCTGGTATACCAAAATAATCTGTCAAGTACAATGTTTTAGACATTCAGAAATTTATGCGCTTAGAAGGTAGTAAAAAACCTCAGTCTGATCTGCTGTCCTGGTCTACTTTTAACTCTCTAACCTACTTATTTGAATGCATCAACAATTCTTTCAACATTCTTGAACTTCAGCTCCATGTTCAGAACTAATGACCCTCAATTATACACTTGACTTTTCATTATCTTTGATAAGATAATTCTTTTCAAATAAGCCTCTTCTCCTTATTCTCGTTTAATTGATTCAAAATGTACTGTTTCAAAGATTATCATGAATGCCAAATTAAGCTTGTTTCTGCAATATCATAGTAACCGAATCTGAAAGTCTTGGAAAATGTGGAAAGGGTCATTAATATCATTTAATAATATGTAGAATACTATACATCAGCTCCACTCATAACAAACTTCTAATGATCCAAGATACAAATACTTTTTGGATAATTGACCCAAGATGCAAATATGGCATTAGTTCCAGCAAGAAACTATCCTGAGCCTGATTCAGTGCATGCATATATTAACTTGTAATTTTTGTCACAAACTCCATGATTCAAACATATGAACAAACAAAAGTAAGATTACTAGAATAGCATATCGGttaaagttttcctttttagtacTGGTTCCTGTCCTTCTATTGTTGCCTTCTCTTGAAAGATAAGGTCTGGATGTTGGAGTTAACCATAGCCAAGGAAGATAAGAAGAGTGAACTTAAACTCATCTTATTATCAGGTCAAGCCATAAACAGATATGTGTCCTTTTAACAGagaagaaaaatccatcatcacTGAGAGTAGTGTATTAAATATGAAATAAGTACCACTTCTAGCAATGTTCTCCTTCAGGACGAAAAGCCCACCAGGTTTGAGGCCAGCCTGAAATATATTTGCTGAATACATAAGTGATACATAAAAGCAAAGTTGCAGAAAGGGAAATCCAAAGACACTCCATAAAAATGTATCGCCACTTATCAGGTACCTATATATGATTTCAAGGAAAATTAGTTTGGTTAGATATTTCAGAGAAGAAGGCTATTTGTATTGGTCAATAACTGATAATGCCAATACAATGGCTAAAATGATCACGAAAAGTATATAAATATGGAGTCATGAAGGCCTTCAAATAACCtaacagaaaagaagaaggtcTTAGAGTGATAATCAATAGACCAGCTTCTGCAGGGAATGTAACAGATTAAAGCACAGACCTCAGAATCTAACATTGGTGAAGAATCAATGTCAACTAGAATTTCTTGCTACAGATTCCATTAACTATAGCAATTTGAGTCATTTAATGACCAATTACAGGAGGAATTTGGAATTGTCCTGATCTCAGGGTAGCAAGTTAGTGCCAGGGGAAAAGCACAGATCAAACATATTACAAATCAAGAGAATGAGAGTCCTTTGCTCCACcttagttttgtctttttccctcAACTTCTCATTCTTAAtagaatcttttcttttaatttttttaattttttattttatctattcctTTCTCAGTGCCTTTGCAGCACGATTACTGCTTACAAGCAGCTCCAAAAGGTCGAGCGTAGTTTAACAGTGtaaggccttgtttggttcCATTGACAAGCAATCCATAAGTGGATCCTCAAACCAAGTAATTCCATTTCATAGAATagaattctttttcaattgttgGGATGATA harbors:
- the LOC104441223 gene encoding pentatricopeptide repeat-containing protein At5g57250, mitochondrial — translated: MSPTKLSRPFSSFHSSKGPRNASSIQTLLKRGFTPTIKHFNLHLLFLSRSHRFDSIVHLVSQLEQNNVHPNSRTHSIFTRALLELHKFEEAEQFMRSQMAKTSNFAKSRIWDCIIQGYCVHRNDPERAMSIFRDCLRGYRVLPSSYAVCSLIHGFSSRGMMGRAIEVMELMADEKIEYPFGNFVCSSVIAGFCRIGQPELGVEFFEKAKISGTLHPNLVTYTALVHALCKSGRVDEVGKLFRVMEEEGLAFDVVFFTCWVLGYLKQGFVTEAFRKNNEMLEKGISADVISYTVLMEGFSREENAEKAAGFLSKMRNEGLKPNIITYTVVILGLCRKGKLEEAYNIFKMIEDIGMVTDELLYATLIDGACRKGDFDLVLDLLSDMDRKRISPSVVTYNIVVNGLCKFERTCDADEFSKGVVGDVVTYSTLLHGYIGEKNVHGVLDIRRRFEEAGFSMDIVMCNILIKASFMVGAFEDAHALYKRMANMNLTADSITYCTLIDGFCKLGRIDEALEIFDEFRETSISSVACYNCILHGLCRRAMIDIAIDVFLELIEKDLPADTHICKVLIKAAFRDQNADGVCNLAVRIKKLPKEIYDKVCNEAICFLCKKGFSDSALEIYMLMKRNGSLITSKSYFLMLKGLINGKKDMIEPLLCKSVKEYGSGDPKVGKTIAHYLSLKDVDRALQFVNKMKEEKLIVTLSKSVFKILIQDDRVLDAYKLLMGAIDHVPMDVVDYSIVVNGLCKRGYLNQALDLCSFIRKKGIALNVVSYNSVINGLCRQGRLMEAFRLCDSLERVGLVPSEITYGTLIDALCREQFLVDAQLLFQKMILKGLEPGTHVYNSLIDSYSKIGMLDNALKLLHEMEMKGLKVDAFTVSAMINGFCQSGDMEGALTLFSEFKNKAILPDLLGFQYLLRGLSAKGRMEEARNVLREMLQSQPIVELIDKVDSEFETESLNFLVLLCEQGNIKGAITLLDEIGNMYHPIQKFHADLNESSKPNMRYEGEEFKTDVTRSMTALGNDGLEIWPMEVKNLEDAMSMMKPKLNDFDSFYSLVASLCSSGEVEKANLLLKGFVC